The proteins below are encoded in one region of Patescibacteria group bacterium:
- a CDS encoding helix-turn-helix domain-containing protein, translated as MPVEKFLTIKEVAKKLRVSERSVMRYIKAKKLVASKMGQWRIKDGDLDRFFNAHTNSKKK; from the coding sequence ATGCCTGTGGAGAAATTTCTAACAATTAAAGAAGTTGCCAAAAAACTGCGTGTCAGCGAACGCTCGGTGATGCGCTATATTAAGGCGAAAAAACTGGTCGCCTCAAAAATGGGTCAATGGAGAATAAAAGACGGCGACCTTGATCGTTTTTTTAATGCGCACACCAACTCTAAAAAGAAGTAA
- a CDS encoding site-specific DNA-methyltransferase, whose amino-acid sequence MKNLNKYDIEFLIECLKSGKEIPTEYKYALFPTKQKEYELVYAGKMRKEDVLADTEEAKPVPLQIEKVFNGKKYPLYSKDWHNLLVFGDNLQILKTFNENKDLLVKNKIKGKVKLIYIDPPFATEDDFRGNGGAKAYSDKAKGAEFVEFLRRRLIVAKEVLADDGTIWVHLDHRKAEYIKVLMDEIFPSCYLNTIYWRSQVARGAKVNAEFLPKSCQQILVYKKRTDAKPLWEAPKREIILTEEEIKQEGSYKQDEKGNYFRTSDPGSYSFESLLDFYKQGRIYVSYGGKVIFDNKKKEVKTTKGKIGIKYYAEGLGGGKYKIIRSIDNIWTDIPGLGTVPSEDTGYPTQKVETLLERIVSSTTNTGDLVMDFFSGSGTTAIVAEKLGRRWVACDIGKLSIYTIQKRLLEIDRGRDLIDLKKKYGKPAKSFAIVTSGLYDLGKIFALQKDEYTRFVKDLFEIEETKVTKIGGVEIDGKKREFYAKIFPYWELKNASVDEKYLQELHKSIGGKIDERFYIIAPANNVNFISDYHQIGNVRYYFLKVPYQIIKELHKVQFKKFRQPQSKSQINDLDEAIGFHFIRQPEVKSEVKKLKDKIVLKIKRFESAYSQDETGEKLKNFESLAMLLLDLNYDGEKFMMTNYFFAHDLLNHKSSDQEESEEEIKMELKKQKEIIKEFPRKDCGKEIMAIYVDIYGNEFREVFKVK is encoded by the coding sequence ATGAAAAATTTAAATAAATACGATATAGAATTTCTGATCGAGTGTTTAAAAAGCGGCAAGGAAATCCCAACAGAATATAAGTACGCGCTTTTTCCAACCAAGCAAAAAGAATACGAGCTTGTTTATGCCGGGAAAATGCGAAAAGAGGATGTGCTGGCAGACACCGAGGAAGCCAAGCCAGTGCCGCTCCAAATCGAAAAAGTTTTTAATGGCAAGAAATATCCACTTTACTCCAAAGATTGGCACAACCTTTTGGTTTTTGGCGATAATCTTCAAATCCTTAAAACCTTTAATGAGAATAAGGACCTGCTCGTCAAAAATAAAATTAAGGGGAAAGTAAAACTGATTTATATTGATCCGCCATTTGCAACGGAAGATGATTTCAGAGGAAATGGTGGAGCGAAAGCATATTCTGACAAAGCAAAAGGTGCTGAATTTGTTGAATTTTTGCGCCGCCGCTTAATAGTAGCAAAGGAAGTGTTGGCAGATGACGGTACAATTTGGGTTCATTTGGATCATCGCAAAGCAGAATACATAAAAGTTTTAATGGATGAAATTTTTCCAAGTTGTTATCTTAATACAATTTATTGGCGTAGTCAGGTGGCAAGGGGCGCAAAAGTTAATGCTGAATTTTTACCAAAAAGTTGCCAACAGATTTTAGTTTACAAAAAGCGCACTGATGCAAAGCCCTTGTGGGAAGCACCCAAAAGGGAAATTATTTTGACGGAAGAAGAAATTAAACAAGAAGGCAGTTATAAACAAGACGAAAAAGGAAATTACTTTAGAACATCGGACCCGGGATCATATTCATTTGAAAGCCTGCTTGACTTTTACAAGCAAGGTCGCATTTATGTGAGCTATGGCGGTAAAGTGATTTTTGATAACAAAAAAAAGGAAGTAAAAACGACAAAAGGGAAAATCGGCATAAAGTATTATGCTGAAGGTTTGGGCGGCGGAAAGTATAAAATTATAAGGTCAATCGATAATATTTGGACGGATATACCAGGACTTGGAACGGTGCCATCAGAAGATACTGGATATCCAACACAAAAAGTTGAAACTCTTTTAGAGAGGATCGTAAGTTCAACAACAAACACGGGCGATTTGGTAATGGATTTCTTTTCCGGGAGTGGAACAACGGCAATAGTCGCCGAAAAATTAGGTAGGCGTTGGGTTGCCTGTGATATCGGGAAGTTATCAATCTACACAATTCAAAAGCGATTATTAGAGATAGATCGGGGCCGAGATTTGATCGACTTAAAGAAAAAATATGGTAAGCCGGCAAAATCTTTCGCCATCGTTACTTCGGGGCTTTATGATCTTGGAAAGATTTTTGCTCTACAAAAAGATGAATATACTCGCTTCGTGAAAGATTTATTTGAAATTGAGGAAACGAAGGTTACAAAAATAGGTGGTGTCGAAATCGATGGGAAGAAGCGAGAATTTTACGCGAAAATCTTTCCATATTGGGAACTGAAAAATGCCAGCGTTGATGAAAAGTATTTGCAGGAATTACATAAGAGCATTGGCGGGAAAATTGATGAAAGATTTTACATAATCGCTCCCGCGAACAATGTAAATTTTATCAGCGATTATCACCAGATTGGCAATGTTCGGTATTATTTTCTCAAAGTACCGTACCAGATCATTAAAGAATTGCACAAGGTTCAGTTTAAGAAGTTTCGACAGCCACAAAGCAAAAGCCAAATCAATGATTTGGACGAGGCAATTGGTTTTCACTTTATTCGTCAGCCAGAAGTAAAATCAGAGGTTAAAAAGTTGAAAGATAAAATCGTTTTGAAAATCAAAAGATTTGAGTCCGCATATTCACAGGACGAAACCGGCGAAAAACTCAAAAACTTTGAAAGCTTGGCAATGTTGCTTTTGGATTTAAATTATGACGGCGAAAAGTTTATGATGACAAACTACTTTTTCGCACATGATTTGCTTAATCATAAGTCAAGCGATCAGGAAGAAAGCGAGGAAGAAATTAAAATGGAATTAAAGAAACAAAAAGAAATTATCAAAGAATTTCCGAGAAAAGATTGCGGTAAAGAAATTATGGCAATTTATGTTGATATTTACGGTAATGAATTTCGGGAAGTTTTTAAGGTTAAATAA
- a CDS encoding DEAD/DEAH box helicase family protein: MTEGIKIYKTQDLVLQVKQNYNPAKLNLKKWVDFIDVLCGDREFQKEAIRDSVIFLASGEYNSIESLIEENFRKNDELQKRYKDVRDYQRNLPLPHKLSAVIDLATGTGKSYVIYGIAQIALGLGLVDKVLVLCPSLTIESGLKEKFEKLSGDDKIKATLPDNTVFKNPRIIDANSTIKNGDICVENIHAVYERTGSSINDSLKKNGERVLVLNDEVHHAYNSSSEQDIKKWKAFLLSPDFNFKYILGFTGTAYIEDEYFNDVIYRYSIREAVDDKVIKSVDYVAKDENIDKNEKFQKIYDNHDEFVKKYRLIKPLTILVTKDISKAKTLREDLIDFLEKREKISRKAVEKKVLIVTSHKDHKKNVLELKNVDDKDNSVEWIVSVSMLTEGWDVKNIFQIVPWEDRAFNSKLLIAQVLGRGLRIPEEYKSPQPKVRVFNHDAWSRNIRGLVDEILEMEVRLTSEVLTSGDRAKYHFDLYTIDYEKQEKAVKAEKDTEVFDYSKGYINLVAQVEQIERETEYEDLSGVIKSKTTAIQKEVFGVDDVVAKIVETFETRDFEAKLRFPKGEYEKEHLPPENEIKEIVITSMRKVGIKSGVLTEDNANRIFKAFQTLFRARGSTIVLERTANKPKLIGTKQLEKENVAVGAIKHGSTVFYTENFKDECKNGMIDTLQDIISDENLPRSASKEVNPYCFKTPVNVVLTKLEPERRFVETLVSPHLCEKLDAWIKSRDMGFYSVEYSWRKGEHPTQGSFNPDFFIRIGEKIVVVEIKSDGDDSDENKAKYRWAKKHFEDLNSELAAAKIKQKYFFHFLSPSSYVEFTEYLFDGRLFKGEFRSALEDLLEKNHSE; the protein is encoded by the coding sequence ATGACAGAAGGCATTAAAATATACAAAACACAGGACTTGGTTTTGCAAGTGAAGCAAAATTATAATCCCGCCAAGCTCAATTTGAAAAAATGGGTTGATTTTATTGATGTACTTTGCGGCGATAGAGAGTTTCAAAAAGAAGCGATCAGGGATTCGGTTATTTTTCTTGCGTCTGGAGAATATAACTCAATCGAAAGTTTAATTGAGGAAAACTTTAGAAAGAACGATGAACTACAGAAAAGATATAAAGATGTCCGTGACTATCAAAGAAATTTGCCATTACCCCATAAGCTTTCGGCTGTGATTGATTTGGCGACAGGGACAGGCAAAAGCTATGTTATTTATGGTATTGCGCAAATCGCGTTAGGACTTGGCTTGGTTGATAAGGTTCTGGTGCTTTGCCCATCGCTCACTATTGAGTCGGGCTTAAAAGAAAAGTTTGAGAAGCTTTCCGGGGATGACAAGATAAAGGCGACATTACCAGATAATACCGTTTTCAAAAATCCGAGAATTATTGATGCAAACAGCACAATTAAAAATGGCGACATTTGCGTTGAAAATATCCATGCCGTTTATGAGCGGACCGGCTCATCAATAAATGACAGTTTGAAGAAAAACGGGGAGCGCGTTTTGGTTTTGAACGATGAAGTTCATCATGCCTACAATTCATCAAGCGAGCAGGATATAAAAAAATGGAAAGCGTTTTTGCTGAGTCCCGATTTTAATTTCAAATATATTCTCGGTTTTACCGGCACGGCTTATATTGAAGATGAGTATTTTAATGATGTTATTTATCGCTACTCAATCCGCGAAGCTGTCGATGATAAAGTAATCAAGTCGGTTGATTATGTTGCGAAAGACGAGAATATAGACAAAAACGAGAAATTCCAAAAGATTTATGACAATCATGATGAATTTGTAAAAAAGTACCGGCTTATCAAGCCACTTACGATTTTAGTTACAAAAGATATTTCCAAAGCAAAAACACTTCGGGAAGATTTGATTGACTTTTTGGAAAAGCGGGAAAAAATATCGCGCAAGGCGGTTGAAAAAAAGGTTTTGATTGTTACTTCGCATAAAGATCACAAGAAAAATGTTTTGGAATTGAAAAATGTTGACGATAAGGATAATTCAGTTGAGTGGATTGTTTCCGTTTCTATGCTTACCGAGGGCTGGGATGTAAAAAATATTTTTCAAATCGTACCATGGGAGGATCGCGCTTTTAATTCAAAACTTTTAATTGCTCAGGTTTTAGGCCGAGGTCTGCGTATACCAGAAGAATATAAATCACCCCAGCCGAAGGTTAGGGTTTTCAATCATGACGCTTGGAGTCGGAACATTCGCGGCTTGGTTGATGAAATTTTAGAAATGGAAGTCCGTCTAACGAGTGAGGTTTTAACTTCTGGAGATCGGGCGAAATATCACTTTGATTTATACACGATTGACTATGAAAAGCAGGAAAAGGCCGTTAAGGCGGAGAAAGATACGGAAGTTTTTGATTACTCGAAGGGGTATATAAATTTAGTTGCTCAAGTCGAACAGATAGAAAGAGAAACTGAATATGAGGATTTGAGTGGCGTTATCAAGTCAAAAACAACGGCGATTCAAAAAGAAGTTTTTGGTGTTGACGATGTGGTGGCCAAGATCGTTGAAACTTTCGAGACGAGAGATTTTGAGGCAAAACTTAGATTTCCAAAGGGTGAATACGAAAAAGAACACTTGCCGCCAGAGAATGAAATAAAAGAGATCGTCATAACCTCAATGCGGAAAGTCGGGATAAAAAGCGGGGTGTTGACAGAAGATAATGCAAACAGAATCTTCAAAGCGTTTCAAACCCTTTTCAGAGCAAGGGGATCGACAATTGTTTTGGAACGAACAGCAAACAAGCCGAAGTTAATCGGCACGAAACAACTTGAAAAAGAAAATGTTGCCGTTGGAGCGATCAAACACGGCTCGACGGTTTTCTATACCGAAAATTTCAAAGACGAGTGTAAAAATGGAATGATCGATACCTTGCAAGACATAATCAGCGATGAAAATCTGCCGAGAAGCGCAAGCAAAGAAGTTAATCCTTATTGCTTCAAAACGCCAGTCAATGTCGTTTTGACAAAACTTGAACCCGAAAGAAGATTTGTTGAAACTTTAGTCAGTCCTCACTTGTGCGAGAAGTTAGATGCTTGGATAAAATCCCGTGATATGGGATTTTACAGCGTTGAGTATTCGTGGAGAAAAGGTGAGCACCCAACTCAGGGGAGTTTTAACCCCGATTTCTTTATTAGGATTGGTGAAAAAATCGTTGTTGTTGAAATAAAATCTGACGGTGATGATTCGGATGAAAACAAGGCAAAATATCGTTGGGCGAAAAAACATTTTGAGGACTTAAATAGTGAGTTGGCGGCCGCAAAAATCAAACAAAAATACTTTTTCCATTTCTTAAGCCCATCAAGCTATGTCGAATTTACAGAATACTTGTTCGATGGCAGATTATTCAAGGGAGAATTTAGATCGGCACTTGAAGATTTGCTTGAAAAAAATCATAGTGAATAA
- a CDS encoding helix-turn-helix domain-containing protein — MPKQQNPLGRNLKSLREKRGLSQDRLAKLADVSNNTIIGIEQDENPNPTLETLKKIAKALEVSIDDLTR; from the coding sequence ATGCCAAAACAACAAAATCCATTGGGTCGAAACCTCAAGTCGCTGAGAGAGAAGCGTGGTCTTTCGCAGGATCGATTAGCGAAGTTGGCGGATGTCTCAAACAATACGATCATTGGGATCGAGCAGGATGAGAATCCGAATCCGACACTTGAGACCCTCAAGAAAATAGCAAAAGCTCTTGAGGTAAGTATCGATGATTTGACCCGATAA
- a CDS encoding Hsp70 family protein, whose amino-acid sequence MSKHNAQNIQIGIDLGTTNSEIAINNNGNVELVKNVFGDEYTPSVFGIDKAKNKVVGKRAYERLYKDASEDEFSNNKAEVKRLMGTSETVRFPRINQEMTPEEISAEILKSLKEDVLRKYPDFETRTAVITIPAYFSTLQAEATKRAGNLAGFEYAVLLQEPIAAAMAYGFMNAKNENWIIYDLGGGTFDVALISSKDGALSVLGHNGDNFLGGKDFDWLIVDKVIVPAILEKHEIKDFNRGNSKYRSVFAKLKYIAENAKMYLSQYEKTNLEIEGIGDDDDSNEIYVTAEMTRKGFEQLIKPMVDRTVELAKETIQESGVKQSTIHKIILVGGPTQIPYIKDRLNREFKITVDASVDPLTVVARGACIFAVSQRIPKEFLKEKKVAAGVKTLTLNYESLTSEEEVTVSGVVEQLKNSDDEYYIQIQSESGFYSGSKIKLKGGKFFDTIALEPHKTSLFWVYLFDKDGNSVQVDPDSFSITHGLSVTGAPIPHSIGVAVAKRDMSSGFALTEMFEPFFEKNSVLPLRTTKTYKTVKRLKKGDTENALPIKVYEGESETPDRNHIICDLKITGENLPYDLPDGTEVEIKIEVNESREVTVEAFIPTIDLSLNARATIHAEDIDVKQMESDLNAQRERIKTIEANCTAEEKAKLENTVQSVNTSIGNAHIDQDEKRKAHTHLKALKVKLDQIEKAKELPQLTKEFNEGIADVQKVVETLGDEKEKGMNNDQLKTLKEEGERAIESKDKYLLMRVNEQIKELGIRVALANPAMWVYHFEKLTTENHAFLSEKEASYYISKGKRAIELGDVDELKRCVHSLMLLLPPEEQEAIRGNLSGITH is encoded by the coding sequence ATGTCAAAACACAACGCGCAAAACATTCAAATCGGCATCGATTTGGGGACGACAAACTCCGAGATCGCCATTAATAATAACGGCAATGTTGAGCTGGTGAAAAATGTCTTCGGAGACGAATATACCCCGTCCGTTTTTGGAATTGATAAAGCGAAAAACAAGGTGGTTGGAAAAAGAGCATACGAGAGGTTGTACAAGGATGCTTCGGAGGATGAATTTTCAAATAACAAAGCAGAGGTAAAGCGTTTAATGGGAACTTCGGAAACTGTACGCTTCCCGAGGATCAATCAAGAAATGACCCCTGAGGAAATCTCGGCGGAAATATTAAAGAGCCTCAAGGAAGATGTATTGAGAAAGTACCCCGATTTTGAGACACGGACCGCCGTGATCACCATCCCGGCGTATTTTTCTACTCTGCAGGCAGAGGCGACCAAGAGAGCCGGCAATCTGGCGGGATTTGAGTATGCGGTATTGCTTCAAGAACCGATAGCGGCCGCAATGGCCTACGGGTTCATGAATGCGAAAAATGAGAACTGGATCATTTATGATCTTGGCGGCGGTACTTTCGATGTCGCGCTTATCTCGTCAAAGGACGGAGCATTGTCAGTGCTTGGCCATAATGGCGATAACTTTTTAGGGGGAAAGGATTTTGACTGGCTGATCGTGGACAAAGTTATCGTCCCCGCAATTTTAGAAAAACACGAAATAAAAGATTTCAATCGTGGCAATTCAAAATACAGAAGCGTGTTCGCAAAGCTGAAGTATATTGCCGAGAACGCGAAAATGTATTTGTCTCAATACGAAAAAACAAACCTTGAAATAGAGGGAATCGGAGATGATGACGATAGTAACGAAATTTATGTAACCGCTGAAATGACCCGTAAAGGATTTGAGCAACTCATAAAGCCGATGGTTGACCGAACAGTTGAGCTCGCTAAAGAGACAATCCAAGAGTCCGGGGTCAAACAATCGACTATTCACAAGATCATATTAGTAGGCGGTCCGACCCAAATCCCTTACATTAAAGACCGCTTGAATCGAGAATTTAAAATTACAGTCGATGCATCCGTAGACCCCTTGACGGTGGTTGCCCGCGGCGCATGCATATTTGCCGTCAGTCAGCGAATCCCCAAAGAATTCCTCAAGGAAAAGAAAGTGGCCGCTGGCGTGAAAACGCTGACGCTGAACTACGAATCGCTCACATCGGAAGAAGAAGTAACTGTGAGCGGTGTAGTCGAGCAACTGAAAAATTCAGATGATGAATATTATATTCAAATCCAAAGCGAGAGTGGATTCTATAGCGGATCGAAAATTAAGTTGAAGGGCGGCAAATTCTTCGACACGATTGCACTCGAACCGCACAAGACCAGCCTCTTCTGGGTTTACTTATTTGATAAGGATGGAAACTCTGTGCAAGTTGATCCCGATTCTTTCTCCATCACTCATGGACTTTCCGTAACCGGCGCACCAATACCGCACTCTATCGGTGTTGCCGTAGCAAAAAGAGATATGAGCAGTGGCTTTGCTCTTACTGAAATGTTTGAGCCGTTCTTCGAAAAAAACAGCGTTCTGCCCCTACGGACCACCAAAACATATAAGACGGTAAAGAGATTGAAAAAGGGAGATACCGAAAATGCTTTGCCAATTAAGGTATACGAGGGAGAATCCGAAACACCAGACCGCAATCACATTATTTGCGACCTTAAGATCACGGGAGAAAATTTGCCGTATGACCTGCCAGACGGCACCGAAGTGGAGATCAAGATAGAGGTCAATGAATCGAGAGAAGTAACGGTTGAAGCTTTTATTCCAACTATCGACTTATCTCTTAACGCGCGAGCCACAATCCACGCCGAAGATATTGATGTCAAGCAGATGGAGTCCGATCTCAATGCCCAACGGGAACGCATAAAAACCATTGAGGCGAACTGTACGGCGGAAGAAAAAGCAAAACTGGAAAACACTGTTCAATCAGTGAATACGAGCATAGGCAACGCCCACATCGATCAGGACGAAAAGCGGAAAGCGCACACACACCTGAAAGCTTTGAAAGTTAAGCTCGATCAGATCGAAAAAGCGAAAGAATTGCCGCAACTTACTAAAGAATTCAATGAGGGCATTGCTGATGTCCAGAAGGTCGTTGAAACACTCGGCGATGAGAAAGAGAAGGGCATGAATAATGACCAGCTAAAAACGCTGAAAGAAGAAGGCGAAAGAGCTATCGAAAGTAAAGATAAATACTTACTCATGCGAGTTAACGAACAGATCAAAGAGCTGGGCATACGGGTGGCATTGGCTAACCCGGCCATGTGGGTATACCACTTTGAGAAACTCACGACGGAAAACCATGCTTTCCTAAGCGAGAAGGAGGCGAGCTATTACATTTCTAAAGGGAAACGCGCGATAGAACTGGGCGATGTCGATGAACTCAAGAGGTGCGTCCATAGTTTGATGCTTCTGCTCCCGCCAGAAGAACAGGAAGCGATCCGCGGCAATCTTTCCGGCATCACTCACTAA
- a CDS encoding YIP1 family protein: protein MSDKERLKFDLDFLEKEQEKPADAKPAEVHKPAETTGEKLPLIEYIKAIFKDFPAFCNKYLRVKNPPYLFFIIWAVGVATAIDRMSDYGGSTWLEVWAIVLIGGLVAGYLQYWIGGAIYHLRVKWSKGGDNYDASRNINMFSGIPVAIASIGSLLLNTIVYGNDYFKSGEGNSLDILFFFVIVTAIAYSIRLSYKGVMFIQQTEKTRAMIWFVVLPAIFYVLIFSAAIFNKL, encoded by the coding sequence ATGTCTGACAAAGAACGATTAAAATTTGATCTTGATTTTTTAGAGAAAGAACAGGAAAAACCTGCCGATGCAAAGCCGGCAGAGGTTCACAAACCGGCCGAGACGACCGGCGAGAAGTTACCCCTTATCGAATACATAAAAGCGATTTTTAAGGACTTCCCGGCATTTTGCAATAAATATCTTCGGGTAAAAAATCCGCCCTATCTGTTCTTTATTATCTGGGCTGTTGGAGTGGCAACTGCTATTGATCGAATGAGCGACTACGGGGGCAGTACTTGGCTCGAAGTTTGGGCTATCGTTTTAATCGGTGGACTCGTAGCGGGGTATTTGCAATATTGGATCGGTGGCGCAATTTATCACTTGCGGGTCAAGTGGTCGAAAGGCGGCGACAATTATGATGCATCCAGAAACATCAATATGTTTTCTGGGATACCAGTTGCGATCGCCAGCATTGGCTCCTTACTTCTGAATACAATTGTTTATGGGAATGATTACTTTAAATCCGGCGAGGGCAATTCTTTGGATATACTGTTCTTCTTTGTAATAGTCACCGCGATAGCATACTCCATTCGATTAAGCTACAAAGGAGTCATGTTTATTCAGCAAACAGAGAAAACCAGAGCCATGATTTGGTTTGTCGTATTGCCGGCAATTTTCTATGTTTTGATATTTTCGGCCGCAATTTTTAATAAACTATGA
- a CDS encoding ATP-binding protein — translation MSAPTKPILYNSFKIKEGLTIKNRVEKVFFTEVYQLSDDSYFYLLLNIKPNEIVDRGKKYELIKVQHGGNEYVGIITKEHSHEKVTQIIEDLTVMRGFDCVAGMKELKALLINDVISPLLHPEKFKKFKLSIPNGILLFGPPGCGKTFIVRKLAEEMSYNFIELKPSDVATPYVHGAVSNIAKVFEMAKLKAPSIIFIDEIEGLLPKREELSSSADIKKEEINQFLMELNDAGNNKILVVGATNRPHMIDTAILRSGRMDKRIYVPPPDFEARNELFKISLSGRPYDKNIDFEKLAKLTENFVSSDVELIVTEAARAAVAGNMALIDEKLIRTIIERFTPSVTEEQVEYYEQFRNLERS, via the coding sequence ATGTCAGCACCAACCAAACCAATTTTATACAACAGCTTCAAGATTAAAGAAGGACTCACGATTAAAAATCGTGTAGAGAAGGTATTCTTTACCGAAGTATATCAGTTGTCAGATGACAGCTACTTTTACTTACTTTTGAACATTAAGCCGAATGAGATTGTAGACAGAGGTAAAAAATACGAACTTATAAAAGTACAGCATGGCGGCAACGAATATGTCGGTATTATTACCAAAGAACATTCTCACGAAAAGGTCACTCAGATTATTGAGGATCTGACGGTTATGCGAGGTTTTGATTGTGTTGCCGGCATGAAGGAATTGAAAGCCCTTCTAATCAATGATGTAATCAGCCCACTTTTGCACCCTGAAAAATTCAAGAAGTTTAAATTATCGATTCCGAACGGAATTTTGCTCTTCGGACCGCCCGGCTGTGGCAAAACTTTTATTGTTAGAAAACTCGCGGAAGAAATGAGTTACAATTTTATTGAGCTAAAACCCTCTGATGTGGCTACGCCTTATGTGCATGGCGCCGTTTCGAATATTGCCAAGGTTTTCGAAATGGCGAAGTTAAAAGCACCCTCAATTATTTTTATAGATGAGATCGAGGGATTGCTTCCCAAGAGAGAAGAATTGAGCTCCAGCGCGGACATTAAGAAAGAGGAGATCAATCAATTCTTAATGGAGTTGAATGATGCCGGCAATAACAAGATTTTGGTTGTCGGAGCGACAAATCGTCCTCATATGATCGACACCGCAATCTTGCGATCAGGGAGAATGGACAAGCGAATCTATGTGCCGCCGCCAGATTTTGAGGCGCGCAATGAATTATTCAAAATTTCTTTGTCCGGCCGGCCGTATGATAAAAATATCGACTTCGAAAAGTTGGCCAAGCTAACAGAAAACTTTGTAAGTTCCGATGTAGAGTTGATTGTTACGGAAGCGGCTCGTGCCGCTGTAGCCGGGAACATGGCTCTCATTGATGAAAAACTAATCCGCACAATTATAGAAAGATTCACTCCCTCTGTGACAGAGGAGCAGGTTGAATATTACGAGCAGT